Part of the Mycolicibacterium mageritense genome is shown below.
CCGCCGAATCGTTGACCGCGGGCCTGCTCGCCGCCACCCTGGCGGGCGTGCCGGGTGCCAGCGCCGTGCTGCACGGCGGCCTGATCACCTACACCGAGGACACCAAGATCTGGCTCGCCGGAGTCGCACCTCAGGTGCTCGACGCGGTCGGCCCGGTCGCCGCACCGACCGCCCGTGCGCTCGCCGTGGGCGCCCGGCAGCGGTGCGCGGCGACGTGGGGCGTGAGCTTGACGGGCGTGGCGGGGCCCGAACCGCACGGCGGCCACCCCGTGGGCACGGTGTTTCTGGGCCTGGCCGGCCCCGTGGACACCGAAGTGGTCGAGTTGGCGCTGTCCGGTTCACGCTGGGAGATCCGCGTCGCAGCGGTGAACGAGGCGATCGCACGTCTGCGGCTGCTCGTCGAGCAGCAGTAATTGGCGCCGGCGGGAACCTCACGGAGGATTGCCGCGTTTGGCAGATAGCGACCCGCGATGAGCCACACCGAAGGAGGGCACCATGACGGCATTGCTGCGCGAGGTGATCGGCGACGTGCTGCGCAACGCCCGTACGGACCAGGGCCGGACCCTGCGTGAGGTTTCCGATTCGGCCAGGGTGAGTCTCGGGTACCTGTCCGAAGTGGAGCGGGGCCGCAAGGAGGCGTCGAGCGAACTGCTCAACGCGATCTGCGACGCCCTCGACGTCCCGCTGTCGCGCGTGCTCAGCGACGCCGGCGAGAGCATGGCGCGTCGCGAGGCCGCGGCCGACGTCAACGTCGCGCACATCGATGCCGCGACCAAGGTGGTCATTCCGCAAGTCGTCTCGATGGCCGTCGCCTGAGCGGTGTTGCCTGATCGGGCCCGGACCGGGCAGAAACCCCGGTGACACCCCTTGGGTGCTGTGGTCGCCTGCCCACAACCGATAAGTTGGCACAAGAGCAGTTGAGATAACCCGAATAGACGGCCCGAAGACACTAAGGCCCGAACCGACAAGGCGGAACGAACTCATGGCCAATCCGTTCGTCAAGGCGTGGAAGTACCTCATGGCGCTGTTCAGCTCCAAGGTGGACGAGTACGCCGACCCGAAGGTGCAGATTCAGCAAGCCATCGAAGACGCGCAGCGCCAGCATCAGGCCCTGACCCAGCAGGCCGCCCAGGTGATCGGTAACCA
Proteins encoded:
- the clgR gene encoding transcriptional regulator ClgR; this translates as MTALLREVIGDVLRNARTDQGRTLREVSDSARVSLGYLSEVERGRKEASSELLNAICDALDVPLSRVLSDAGESMARREAAADVNVAHIDAATKVVIPQVVSMAVA
- a CDS encoding CinA family protein → MDDPLITDDARALVADLTVHGQSVATAESLTAGLLAATLAGVPGASAVLHGGLITYTEDTKIWLAGVAPQVLDAVGPVAAPTARALAVGARQRCAATWGVSLTGVAGPEPHGGHPVGTVFLGLAGPVDTEVVELALSGSRWEIRVAAVNEAIARLRLLVEQQ